The Neospora caninum Liverpool complete genome, chromosome X genome includes a region encoding these proteins:
- a CDS encoding putative 4'-phosphopantetheinyl transferase, with product MNTELLSLANDPAILVRLCDIRTLPSTDALVTKAERILAAEEISSALRYRQEDDKRMALCSRLLQQQLLCSHSSRHRGIRSVSDLLRAMDSQCVGRERPYVFGGASGIGEEEKLRRFMKIWTMKEAFVKALGTGVYVDPARLECVLPEFDSPEACTPAPSLACPYTPEYDLSTDTYAFSPAKTAGPSVALSSGGSTSASTQETFKSLSLESEEDTGKERKIVRILMDGEEQKDFGFVWLDATVAPGFVICVCWGPVQAAQKKYLECMPEREREAIKSTTARRISRDPELPKRFSWDEALPSNNGGGNSTFPAASRLPRFDVRWVSGETLLQELHTTSGSSNDPEPNLRLA from the exons ATGAATACTGAACTTCTTTCTTTGGCGAACGACCCCGCCATTCTGGTGCGTCTCTGCGATATCCGGACTCTGCCGTCAACGGACGCACTCGTCACGAAAGCCGAAAGGATCCTTGCGGCGGAAGAGATTTCCTCGGCTCTCAG GTATCGGCAGGAGGACGACAAGCGAATGGCTCTGTGCAGTCGTCTGCTGCAACAACAGTTACTCTGCAGTCACTCCTCGAGACATCGGGGCAT TCGCTCCGTCTCAGATCTACTCCGAGCCATGGACTCCCAGTGCGTaggcagagagcggccgTACGTCTTTGGCGGAGCGAGCGGCatcggcgaggaagagaagctgaGACGCTTCATGAAAATCTGGACGATGAAGGAGGCCTTTGTGAAGGCCCTTGGGACAG GGGTGTACGTCGATCCAGCGCGACTCGAGTGCGTCTTGCCCGAGTTTGACTCTCCGGAAGCGTGCAcgcccgcgccgtctctcgcgtgcccATACACCCCGGAATATGACTTGAGCACGGACACGTacgctttctctccggcgAAAACAGCCGGTCCGAGTGTCGCGTTGAGCTCCGGAGGTTCCACTTCCGCTTCCACCCAAGAAACATTCAAATCGCTGAGTCTGGAGTCTGAGGAGGACAccggaaaggagagaaagatcgTGCGCATCCTCATGGATGGAGAAGAGCAAAAG GATTTCGGATTCGTGTGGCTGGATGCGACCGTCGCGCCGGGGTTTGTCATTTGCGTCTGCTGGGGCCCCGTGCAGGCGGCACAAAAGAAATACCTGGAGTGCATGCccgagcgagaacgcgag GCAATAAAATCAACCACGGCCAGGCGAATCAGCAGGGACCCGGAATTGCCAAAGCGTTTCTCGTGGGACGAAGCTCTCCCTTCGAACAACGGGGGCGGCAACAGTACGTTCCCCGCGGCGTCACGCCTTCCGCGGTTCGACGTTCGCTGGGTGTCGGGAGAAACTCTCCTTCAAGAGCTGCATACCACGTCTGGCTCCAGCAATGATCCGGAACCGAATCTCCGGCTGGCTTGA
- a CDS encoding putative GTP binding protein, translated as MAPKKKEQAEEKILLGRPRNTLKMGLVGLPNVGKSTTFNLLCKQAVPAENYPFCTIDPHEARMNVPDDRFKWLCNHFHPKSEVSATLAIFDIAGLVPGAHRGEGLGNAFLSHIQAVDGIYHVVRAFEEPDIVHSEGEVNPVKDLETISDELRMKDVERCEKLIEELDRLVGKGQVPKDKQKKVHLDVLKVVLEHLNNKKWVSQVDWKASEVEVLNEYQFLTAKQVVYLVNMSEKDYIRQKNKWLAKIHGWVEANVTGPIIPYSAQFENKLAELPDDAAREKYIKDVGASRSQLDKIVTTGYHALHLIHFFTCGEDEVKCWTIRQGTKAPQAAGVIHTDFERGFICAEVYKYEDLVAAGSEAAVKAAGKYLQKGKDYVVEDGDIIFFKFNVTNSGKK; from the exons ATGgcgccgaagaaaaaggagcaagcagaggagaaaatCCTCCTCGGAAG ACCGAGGAACACTCTGAAGATGGGTCTCGTCGGTTTGCCGAACGTCGGAAAGAGCACGACTTTCAATCTGCTCTGCAAGCAAGCTGTGCCTGCGGAAAACTATCCCTTCTGCACCATCGACCCTCACGAGGCGAGAATGAATG TACCTGATGACCGCTTCAAGTGGCTATGTAACCATTTCCACCCCAAGAGCGAAGTCTCGGCAACTCTCGCGATCTTTGACATCGCTGGCCTCGTCCCTGGAGCCCACAGAGGCGAGGGTCTGGGCaacgccttcctctcgcacATTCAAGCAGTCGACGGCATCTACCACGTT gtGCGTGCCTTTGAGGAGCCGGACATTGTCcacagcgaaggcgaagtGAATCCCGTGAAGGATCTCGAGACAATCAGCGACGAGTTGCGAATGAAAGATGTGGAAAGATGCGAAAAGTTGATCGAAGAGCTGGACCGTCTCGTCGGCAAGGGCCAGGTCCCGAAAGACAAGCAGAAAAAAGTCCACCTGGATGTCCTGAAAGTCGTCCTCGAACACTTGAACAACAAAAAGTGGGTGTCCCAAG TGGACTGGAAAGCGTCGGAAGTCGAGGTGTTGAACGAGTACCAGTTCCTGACGGCGAAGCAAGTCGTGTACTTGGTCAACATGAGCGAGAAGGACTACATTCGCCAGAAGAACAAGTGGCTAGCCAAGATCCACGGCTGGGTTGAGGCGAATGTGACGGGGCCCATCATCCCCTACTCTGCGCAGTTCGAAAACAAACTCGCGGAGTTGCCTGACGAtgccgcgagagaaaaataCATCAAAGAcgtcggcgcctcgcgcagtCAGCTGGACAAAATTGTGACCACCGGCTACCACGCTTTGCACCTTATTCACTTCTTCACCtgtggagaagacgaggtgAAGTGCTGGACGATTCGGCAAG GCACGAAAGCCCCCCAGGCTGCCGGCGTCATCCACACAGATTTCGAACGCGGATTCATCTGTGCGGAAGTCTACAAGTATGAGGACCTCGTTGCAGCTGGAAGCGAAGCCGCTGTGAAGGCGGCGGGAAAGTACCTCCAGAAAGG GAAGGATTACGTTGTCGAGGACGGCGATATCATTTTCTTCAAGTTCAATGTGACCAACAGCGGAAAGAAATAG